A stretch of Spirosoma oryzicola DNA encodes these proteins:
- a CDS encoding S9 family peptidase encodes MNTRIKIGWFLSFAILLNWAGFAQSTNAQTKQRYATLQQALAATGQLNGSSGPRSVNWIEGGTKFSFIDGQNVIKTLSPNDQKEEIVFDGSQLKFPGTDKPFTYGSFQWSKDSKNILFQTNFRPVYRRSGVSDYYVYSVADKSLKIVAKDAQTAELAPDGQKVGYERGGDLFVFDFATQQETQLTNDAKPAFYNGRFGWAYEEEFGLAQAWEWSPDSKFIAFWQSDEREVPIYKLTDYKGFDEKFDSLPYPRVGDKNPTVRIGVIEIAKKAKQWMSVELGDGYIPRIYWTTQEGQLAIIHLNRKQNHMRLFMTNARTGDAKQILEEKANTWVDVFDFFAGINHLLYFPAGVQEFYWVSDRDGYAHLYRYDYAGKLLNAVTSGKWEVTYLHHIDPKAKKVYFTSTEVSPMERHLFVADLDGKNKRRLTTVAGRHTVNFSPNGQYFIDRYSNVQTPTQVELRDTKGKLLKALETNKKVADFVASHTYAPKELVTFTTSDGHPIDISIIKPIDFDPTKKYPVVLDIYGGPGSQSVYNEFTVGGWHQWLAQMGYVIVGVNNRGSGGYGRDFEKVVYEKLGKYESGDFAETAAYLAKQPWVDGNRMAIRGHSYGGYMSSYTMLTHPGVFKVSLVGAPVTDWRLYDSIYTERYMGLLPENDEKYKVSAVTTYAKNLAGKLFVAHSTMDENVHVRNTFQLMNALEDAGKDADLRIYPPGAHGVAYSSTTQLLLYQQYTTYLETNLKSAGVN; translated from the coding sequence ATGAATACTCGTATTAAGATCGGCTGGTTTCTGAGCTTCGCCATCTTACTGAACTGGGCTGGATTTGCTCAGTCGACCAATGCACAGACCAAACAACGGTATGCCACGCTTCAACAGGCGCTGGCAGCAACCGGACAGTTGAACGGATCATCAGGACCACGAAGCGTGAACTGGATCGAGGGCGGGACCAAATTTTCGTTCATTGATGGTCAGAACGTTATCAAAACGCTGTCGCCGAATGACCAGAAAGAAGAAATCGTTTTCGACGGGAGCCAGCTAAAATTTCCCGGTACCGATAAACCGTTCACCTACGGTTCGTTTCAGTGGTCGAAAGATTCTAAAAACATCCTGTTTCAAACAAATTTTCGACCTGTTTACCGCCGTTCGGGTGTGTCCGATTACTACGTTTACTCCGTTGCCGATAAGAGTTTGAAAATCGTTGCCAAAGACGCACAAACGGCCGAACTGGCACCCGACGGGCAGAAAGTTGGTTACGAGCGGGGTGGCGATCTGTTTGTGTTTGATTTTGCTACGCAGCAAGAAACGCAGCTTACCAATGATGCGAAGCCTGCTTTCTACAACGGTCGGTTTGGCTGGGCCTACGAAGAAGAGTTCGGATTGGCGCAGGCTTGGGAGTGGTCGCCCGACAGTAAGTTCATTGCGTTCTGGCAATCGGACGAGCGGGAGGTTCCGATCTACAAACTAACGGATTACAAAGGTTTCGACGAAAAATTTGATTCGCTGCCGTATCCACGCGTGGGCGACAAGAATCCGACTGTCCGCATTGGTGTCATCGAAATTGCCAAAAAGGCGAAGCAATGGATGAGCGTGGAACTGGGCGACGGCTATATTCCCCGCATTTACTGGACTACGCAGGAAGGCCAGCTCGCCATTATACATCTGAACCGCAAGCAAAATCACATGCGGTTATTTATGACAAACGCCCGTACGGGTGATGCTAAACAAATCCTGGAAGAAAAGGCGAATACCTGGGTCGATGTCTTTGACTTTTTCGCGGGTATCAATCATCTGCTGTATTTCCCGGCGGGCGTGCAGGAGTTTTACTGGGTATCGGACCGCGACGGTTACGCCCATCTTTATCGCTACGATTACGCCGGGAAGCTACTCAATGCGGTCACCAGCGGAAAATGGGAAGTGACGTACCTGCACCATATCGACCCGAAAGCCAAGAAAGTTTATTTTACCTCAACGGAGGTTTCGCCGATGGAACGGCATCTGTTCGTGGCGGATCTGGACGGTAAAAATAAACGTCGTCTGACAACGGTAGCCGGTCGGCACACAGTTAATTTTTCGCCCAATGGTCAGTACTTTATTGACCGGTACTCCAATGTGCAAACGCCCACGCAGGTTGAGTTACGGGACACCAAAGGCAAGCTCCTCAAAGCGCTGGAAACAAATAAAAAAGTCGCTGATTTCGTCGCCAGTCACACGTATGCGCCGAAAGAACTGGTTACGTTTACCACCTCCGACGGACATCCAATTGACATCTCGATCATCAAACCGATTGACTTTGATCCAACGAAAAAATACCCGGTTGTGCTCGACATCTACGGTGGACCGGGTTCTCAGTCGGTTTACAATGAATTTACGGTAGGGGGCTGGCATCAGTGGCTGGCTCAAATGGGTTACGTCATAGTGGGCGTCAACAACCGGGGAAGCGGTGGCTACGGACGTGATTTTGAGAAAGTAGTGTACGAAAAACTGGGTAAATACGAAAGTGGGGACTTTGCCGAAACAGCCGCTTACCTGGCGAAACAACCGTGGGTCGACGGTAACCGGATGGCGATCCGGGGCCACAGTTATGGTGGTTACATGAGCAGTTACACGATGCTGACTCATCCGGGCGTGTTCAAGGTGTCACTGGTTGGCGCGCCGGTTACCGACTGGCGGCTTTACGATTCGATCTATACCGAACGTTATATGGGACTACTGCCCGAAAATGACGAGAAATATAAAGTGAGTGCTGTGACTACGTACGCTAAAAATCTGGCGGGTAAGCTGTTTGTCGCTCACTCGACAATGGATGAGAATGTGCACGTACGTAACACGTTTCAGCTGATGAATGCTCTGGAAGATGCGGGGAAAGATGCTGATCTGCGCATTTATCCGCCTGGCGCCCACGGGGTAGCCTACAGTTCAACGACTCAGCTGCTGCTTTATCAGCAGTATACAACGTATCTGGAGACTAATCTGAAAAGCGCTGGTGTCAACTAG
- a CDS encoding SusC/RagA family TonB-linked outer membrane protein gives MTSRYSPTSYRIRHIWILWLTLLMCTNTFAQNNRFTLKGRVTDANGAGIPGVTVQVLGTTTGSASDADGNYSFATSLAAGTYTLNFSAVGYSPAKQTITLGNAETVTANATLKEDIANLDEVVVTGSTITTTRRELGNAISTIKGGDLQQAGSAGLLNALQGKVPGAQITQNSGDPSGSISIRLRGIKSLSGSSDPLYVIDGVIVSNQSANVSQLAVADQVASAQPGTNRLADINPNDIASLNVINGAAAAAQYGSRAANGVVLITTKRGSTGAPRVTFSTSFNVNELRKSVPVNLYNKTFGNAQQRLYTINAYNTASAQQDVTKLNPATTFIPIVRDGTTNNLLSNVVDNVTRYNYFDQIFRTGYGTDNAISVSGGRDNTQYYVSFGYLKNQGIIKGTDFTRYNLRARLDQRLTNWAKLSAGLSYVNSFANEKANGNVFYSPINSVNIVNNIYDITQRDVSGNLQAVEGPRVNPLSTIEDMKFTQSVNRTISDLQLNLTPFKGLSVDYIFGVDTYGQVGQNYIRPYPYAAQASLGANLYPQGFSATGNNTVLQLNSDLNVSYERQLSEQFKLNAVAGYNYQFFRSDYSTSQGQNLAPFIETVRGAGSTTVLADYSLDRFNLSGYFVQATLGYRNLAFLTGAIRRDESSKFSPSVTNQFYPKVSGSFVVSDLGFWKNAQFNDAFNSLKLRLSYGEAGNLSGVGSYSRFYQFSPVAYLGRNTLLPGSQLANPLVRPERMAELEAGADLSFLNNRIGLGVTVYNQQIKDLVVNRVLAPSTGGSSIINNVGTMENKGLEAVLDVVPVKTKDFSWDFTAIFNRNRNKVLSLGSPIISVPSPAGAPYLIQGQPVGVYFGTGYARNADGSLLLTPQGFPQSERASSQVTGSTEYTVARTAEGQPDTRFPTANIVIANPNPKWTGSFATNLNYKSLTLHVLLDFVQGVQVFNADKRTRQGVGLGEYAERELRGELPRGYIFAIYNTEEWRVDNGSYTKLREVSLSYTLPSVIKPISNWSVSLIGRNLYSWDKYPGFDPETNAGGTNDLLRGLDFGNVPIPRTYQVKLSATF, from the coding sequence ATGACCAGCAGGTATTCACCTACTAGTTATCGTATCCGACACATCTGGATACTATGGCTAACCTTATTGATGTGTACAAACACATTTGCTCAGAACAACCGGTTTACGCTCAAAGGACGGGTGACTGATGCTAACGGCGCAGGAATTCCCGGCGTTACGGTACAGGTGCTTGGCACCACGACGGGCTCGGCATCCGACGCTGACGGTAATTATTCATTCGCAACCAGCTTAGCCGCCGGTACATACACCCTCAACTTTTCGGCCGTCGGTTATAGCCCAGCGAAGCAAACTATCACGCTCGGAAATGCCGAAACGGTAACGGCGAATGCGACGCTCAAGGAAGATATCGCCAACCTGGACGAGGTTGTGGTAACCGGCTCAACCATCACGACGACCCGGCGCGAACTGGGGAACGCGATTAGTACGATCAAAGGCGGAGACCTGCAACAAGCCGGTTCGGCGGGGCTATTGAATGCGTTACAGGGAAAAGTACCCGGCGCTCAGATCACGCAAAACTCCGGCGATCCGTCGGGTTCGATTTCGATTCGGTTGCGCGGTATCAAGTCCCTATCCGGCTCGTCGGACCCGCTTTACGTCATTGACGGTGTTATTGTCAGCAACCAGAGCGCCAACGTTTCGCAACTGGCGGTAGCGGATCAGGTAGCCTCCGCCCAGCCCGGAACCAACCGACTGGCTGACATCAACCCAAATGATATTGCGAGCCTGAACGTCATTAATGGCGCTGCTGCTGCGGCTCAGTACGGCTCTCGCGCGGCCAATGGCGTTGTGCTGATTACCACCAAACGCGGTTCGACGGGTGCACCCCGCGTTACGTTTTCTACGTCATTCAACGTCAACGAACTACGCAAAAGCGTTCCGGTCAATCTGTACAACAAAACGTTCGGAAACGCGCAGCAACGGTTGTACACCATCAACGCGTACAACACGGCAAGTGCACAACAGGATGTAACAAAGCTTAATCCGGCAACGACGTTCATTCCCATTGTTCGGGACGGAACAACCAATAATCTGCTTTCCAACGTAGTCGATAACGTAACGCGCTATAATTATTTCGACCAGATCTTCCGGACGGGATACGGTACCGATAACGCGATTTCGGTTTCGGGTGGTCGTGATAACACGCAGTACTACGTGTCGTTCGGCTATTTGAAAAATCAGGGTATCATCAAAGGCACGGATTTTACGCGCTACAACCTTCGCGCCCGGCTCGACCAACGCCTGACCAACTGGGCCAAATTATCAGCAGGTCTGAGTTACGTGAATAGCTTCGCCAACGAAAAAGCGAACGGCAACGTGTTCTACAGCCCGATCAATTCGGTCAACATCGTTAACAACATTTACGACATCACCCAGCGCGATGTTTCGGGTAACCTGCAAGCCGTGGAAGGGCCCCGCGTAAACCCGCTCTCGACCATCGAGGACATGAAATTTACGCAGTCGGTGAACCGCACAATCAGCGATCTACAGTTAAACCTGACTCCCTTCAAAGGACTGAGCGTCGATTACATCTTCGGAGTTGATACCTACGGCCAGGTTGGTCAGAACTACATCCGGCCTTATCCCTACGCGGCTCAGGCGTCGCTGGGCGCTAACCTATATCCGCAAGGGTTTTCGGCAACGGGTAACAACACCGTATTGCAACTCAACTCAGACCTGAACGTCAGTTACGAACGGCAACTGTCGGAGCAGTTTAAATTAAATGCGGTTGCCGGTTATAACTACCAGTTTTTCCGATCCGACTATTCAACGTCGCAGGGGCAAAACCTGGCTCCGTTTATCGAAACCGTGCGGGGTGCCGGTAGTACGACGGTCCTAGCGGACTACAGCCTCGACCGCTTTAATCTGAGCGGCTATTTCGTTCAGGCGACATTAGGCTACCGCAATTTAGCGTTCCTGACGGGAGCGATCCGTCGCGATGAATCGTCGAAGTTCTCGCCCTCCGTAACGAATCAGTTTTATCCTAAAGTAAGTGGCTCCTTTGTAGTGTCTGATCTGGGTTTCTGGAAAAATGCTCAATTCAACGACGCGTTCAATAGCCTGAAACTGCGGCTGAGCTATGGTGAAGCCGGAAACCTGTCGGGTGTCGGCTCGTACAGCCGGTTCTACCAGTTCTCGCCAGTGGCTTATCTGGGAAGAAACACACTGCTGCCCGGATCGCAGTTGGCCAACCCGCTGGTGCGCCCCGAACGTATGGCCGAACTGGAAGCCGGAGCTGATTTGTCGTTCCTGAACAACCGCATCGGCTTAGGCGTAACGGTGTATAACCAGCAAATCAAAGATCTGGTCGTAAACCGCGTGCTGGCTCCGTCAACGGGTGGTTCAAGCATCATCAATAATGTGGGGACGATGGAAAACAAAGGGCTCGAAGCTGTGCTGGACGTTGTGCCCGTAAAGACAAAAGATTTTAGCTGGGACTTCACAGCTATCTTCAACCGCAACCGCAACAAAGTTCTATCGCTTGGTAGCCCGATTATCTCGGTTCCGTCGCCAGCCGGGGCACCTTATCTAATTCAGGGCCAACCCGTTGGCGTGTATTTTGGTACCGGATACGCCCGTAACGCAGACGGTTCATTGCTATTGACACCACAAGGGTTCCCGCAATCGGAGCGGGCGTCTAGTCAGGTAACCGGTTCGACGGAGTACACCGTAGCCCGTACCGCCGAAGGCCAGCCTGACACGCGGTTTCCCACGGCCAACATTGTCATTGCGAACCCGAACCCAAAATGGACCGGTTCATTTGCTACCAATCTGAATTACAAATCGTTGACATTGCACGTATTGCTGGACTTCGTACAGGGCGTGCAGGTATTTAACGCCGACAAACGGACTCGTCAGGGTGTTGGACTAGGCGAATACGCCGAAAGAGAACTTCGGGGTGAATTGCCACGCGGATATATTTTCGCGATTTACAACACCGAAGAATGGCGGGTAGACAATGGCTCATACACCAAATTGCGGGAAGTCTCGCTGAGTTATACATTGCCTAGCGTGATTAAGCCAATCAGCAACTGGAGCGTTTCGCTCATTGGTCGGAACCTGTATTCGTGGGACAAATACCCCGGTTTTGATCCTGAGACAAATGCGGGTGGTACCAATGACCTGCTTCGCGGCCTTGACTTTGGCAACGTACCCATTCCACGTACCTACCAAGTCAAACTCTCAGCGACATTCTAA
- a CDS encoding lipid A deacylase LpxR family protein has product MSRLFYTTLLCSLLLRPAQALCQSTVSADSSAVGSYLSLAWDNDAFQLRAKNTSDRYYTNGVHIRLLSNYWRKWPTHYALLKLGAKADRRYTYQYDFGVGQEIYTPRNITVRDRPLYPNDHPYAGYLYLSWGLVTSDAVAGRRLTSKLTAGVIGPLSGAAEVQQWFHLAENFKEPKGWGTQMPNDPAISYYVGYDTRIVPQFTPVVDIIGHVDGNIGMLSNYVTMGTLLRIGLFNDYFQNATGLYDPSSGQSRRRIQFYATLGTSFRAVLDNSLLQGGWFKGVDNYYALPAVELEHFLGLIDVGGVVAYKNVQLSFTQSLQTSEFKRGLDHQWGRFGLLFRCGHK; this is encoded by the coding sequence GTGTCAAGATTATTTTATACAACGCTACTCTGTTCGCTGTTGCTTCGTCCTGCTCAGGCACTTTGCCAGTCTACTGTATCTGCCGATAGCTCGGCTGTTGGTAGTTATCTTAGTCTGGCCTGGGACAATGATGCGTTTCAACTCAGGGCGAAAAATACGTCTGATCGGTATTATACGAACGGTGTTCATATAAGGCTGCTGAGTAATTACTGGCGAAAATGGCCCACTCATTATGCCTTGTTGAAATTAGGAGCTAAAGCAGATCGCCGTTATACGTATCAGTATGATTTTGGTGTCGGACAGGAAATTTATACGCCCCGCAACATCACGGTTCGCGACCGGCCATTGTATCCGAACGATCATCCGTACGCGGGGTATCTCTACCTATCATGGGGCTTGGTAACCAGTGATGCAGTAGCGGGACGAAGATTGACCTCAAAGCTTACCGCCGGCGTAATTGGTCCCTTAAGCGGAGCTGCCGAAGTTCAGCAATGGTTTCATCTGGCCGAGAATTTCAAGGAGCCGAAAGGGTGGGGTACCCAGATGCCGAACGACCCAGCGATCAGTTATTATGTCGGATACGATACCCGGATCGTTCCCCAGTTTACGCCCGTAGTGGACATTATTGGTCACGTAGACGGCAACATAGGCATGCTGAGCAACTACGTTACAATGGGAACCCTGCTGCGGATCGGCTTATTCAACGACTATTTTCAGAACGCTACGGGGCTTTACGATCCGTCGTCGGGTCAATCGCGCCGACGAATACAGTTTTATGCTACGCTGGGAACATCCTTCCGGGCAGTACTCGACAATTCGCTGCTTCAGGGGGGCTGGTTCAAAGGAGTCGATAACTATTACGCCTTGCCCGCTGTAGAGCTGGAGCATTTTCTTGGCTTAATCGACGTTGGCGGTGTTGTTGCCTACAAAAACGTTCAACTTTCTTTTACGCAATCCTTGCAGACAAGCGAATTCAAGCGAGGATTAGATCACCAATGGGGGCGATTTGGCTTGCTTTTTCGGTGCGGTCATAAGTAG